A stretch of Tenrec ecaudatus isolate mTenEca1 chromosome 2, mTenEca1.hap1, whole genome shotgun sequence DNA encodes these proteins:
- the LOC142438841 gene encoding large ribosomal subunit protein eL18 — MGVDIRHNKDRKVRRKEPKSQDIYLRLLVKLYRFLARRTNSTFNQVVLKRLFMSRTNRPPLSLSRMIRKMKLPGRENKTAVVVGTITDDVRVQEVPKLKVCALRVSSRARSRILKAGGKILTFDQLALDSPKGCGTVLLSGPRKGREVYRHFGKAPGTPHSHTKPYVRSKGRKFERARGRRASRGYKN; from the coding sequence ATGGGAGTGGACATCCGCCACAACAAGGACCGAAAGGTTCGTCGCAAGGAACCCAAGAGCCAGGACATCTACCTGCGCCTCCTGGTCAAGCTATACAGGTTTCTGGCCCGAAGGACCAACTCCACCTTCAACCAGGTTGTGCTGAAGAGACTGTTCATGAGTCGCACCAACCGGCCGCCCCTGTCGCTCTCTCGGATGATCCGGAAGATGAAGCTTCCTGGCCGAGAAAACAAGACTGCTGTGGTCGTGGGGACCATAACGGATGACGTGCGGGTGCAAGAGGTGCCCAAGTTGAAGGTGTGTGCCCTGCGAGTGAGCAGCCGGGCCCGCAGCCGCATCCTCAAGGCCGGGGGCAAGATTCTCACCTTTGACCAGCTGGCCCTGGACTCTCCCAAGGGCTGTGGCACTGTCCTGCTGTCTGGTCCACGCAAGGGCCGCGAGGTATACAGGCATTTCGGCAAGGCGCCAGGGACCCCCCACAGTCACACCAAACCCTATGTTCGCTCCAAGGGCCGGAAGTTCGAGCGGGCCAGAGGCCGACGTGCCAGCCGAGGCTACAAAAACTAA